In the Paenibacillus sp. FSL R7-0337 genome, AGCAAAGCTTCCGATTTGAATGTCACCGTTGCAGGTGACGATTCTCCATAGAAAGGAGGTGATCCAGCCGCACCTTCCGATACGGCTACCTTGTTACGACTTCACCCCAATCATCTACCCCACCTTCGGCGGCTGGCTCCCTTGCGGGTTACCCCACCGACTTCGGGTGTTGTAAACTCTCGTGGTGTGACGGGCGGTGTGTACAAGACCCGGGAACGTATTCACCGCGGCATGCTGATCCGCGATTACTAGCAATTCCGACTTCATGCAGGCGAGTTGCAGCCTGCAATCCGAACTGAGACCGGCTTTGCTGGGATTGGCTCCACCTCGCGGCTTCGCTTCCCGTTGTACCGGCCATTGTAGTACGTGTGTAGCCCAGGTCATAAGGGGCATGATGATTTGACGTCATCCCCACCTTCCTCCGGTTTGTCACCGGCAGTCACTCTAGAGTGCCCAGCTTAACCTGCTGGCAACTAAAGTCAAGGGTTGCGCTCGTTGCGGGACTTAACCCAACATCTCACGACACGAGCTGACGACAACCATGCACCACCTGTCTCAACTTTCCCCGAAGGGCACCTGATGCATCTCTGCTTCGTTAGTTGGATGTCAAGACCTGGTAAGGTTCTTCGCGTTGCTTCGAATTAAACCACATACTCCACTGCTTGTGCGGGTCCCCGTCAATTCCTTTGAGTTTCAGTCTTGCGACCGTACTCCCCAGGCGGAGTGCTTACTGTGTTAACTTCGGCACCAAGGGTATCGAAACCCCTAACACCTAGCACTCATCGTTTACGGCGTGGACTACCAGGGTATCTAATCCTGTTTGCTCCCCACGCTTTCGCGCCTCAGCGTCAGTTACAGCCCAGAAAGTCGCCTTCGCCACTGGTGTTCCTCCACATATCTACGCATTTCACCGCTACACGTGGAATTCCACTTTCCTCTTCTGTACTCAAGTCACCCAGTTTCCAGTGCGACCTCAGGTTGAGCCCAAGGTTTAAACACCAGACTTAAATAACCGCCTGCGCGCGCTTTACGCCCAATAATTCCGGACAACGCTTGCCCCCTACGTATTACCGCGGCTGCTGGCACGTAGTTAGCCGGGGCTTTCTTCTCAGGTACCGTCACTCCGGCAGCAGTTACTCTACCGGACGTTCTTCCCTGGCAACAGAGCTTTACGATCCGAAAACCTTCATCACTCACGCGGCGTTGCTCCGTCAGGCTTGCGCCCATTGCGGAAGATTCCCTACTGCTGCCTCCCGTAGGAGTCTGGGCCGTGTCTCAGTCCCAGTGTGGCCGTTCACCCTCTCAGGTCGGCTACGCATCGTCGCCTTGGTGGGCCGTTACCCCACCAACTAGCTAATGCGCCGCAGGCCCATCCCCAAGCAGCAGATTGCTCCGCCTTTCATTCTCTCCTCAGGAGAAAAAAGAAATTATCCGGTATTAGCTACCGTTTCCGGTAGTTATCCCAGGCTTGAGGGCAGGTTGCCTACGTGTTACTCACCCGTCCGCCGCTAAGTTTGAAAGGAAGCAAGCTTCCTTTCAAACTCCGCTCGACTTGCATGTATTAGGCACGCCGCCAGCGTTCGTCCTGAGCCAGGATCAAACTCTCCAAATTGGTATTTAGAAAGAGCGATTGCTCATTTTGAAACATCTGACGAGAATTTACATTCTCTAATTTGGATCTCGCCGAAGCGATCTCCAGGTACTCACTCGTTGTTCAGTTTTCAAAGATCAAGCTCGTTGTCAGCGCCGCTTACCGCGTCACCAGCAACTTTTATAATATAACATATCCTTCTTCTGAATGCAACACTTATTTTCGATGAAGCGAAATGTGTATTCATGAGAGCAACATGTCCAATCTTCTTGCAAGGCACCCGCCTTGCGACTGGATATATAATATATCATGATATGTACCTGCTAACAACCCTTAATTTTATACCATTTTTAAGATAGTACTATGGCCTTTCATAGATATCCTATACAAGCCTCTGTACCTGCATAACATTGCCCGAAAAGCACATGCCGGCCCTCATCTAGCAGGACCTGCATGTGCCACTCTCTCTTAGGGACTCTTCTCTTAATTCGGAATCCAAGGAGTCTGATTCTTTTTAGCTGTACTAGAACGTCCGCTAGAGTTCGAACGCGGCTTGGCGTGGGCTTTATCCTTGGCGGCAGAACCCTGGCTGGAGGTTTTCGCTTTTGCCGCTGCCGGTTTCGACTTCCCTGGTTTTGTATCCTTTGCTGCTGTGACTTCAGTGCGCCCCTTATCCGGTAACTCCTCCGCTTCCTCTACTACAGGCTCAGGAATCTGAATCTCAGGTACGCGGTTGTGAGCGAAGTTCTCCATGCCCGGATAAGCAGGATATGGTGGAATGTTAGATACCATAGGCGGTTCATACATCGGTGACACTGCGTTAGGCATGGCATTCATTCCTCCGGCATAAGGAGAAACCATCCCCATCTGCGGCATGCCATACACCGGATACCCGTTATACATCGGCTGCTCATAAGGATAGGGCTGAATCGACATTGCGCCGCATCCGCAGGATGGCCATGGAAGATTGACCTGTTCGCTCTGGTACTGCGGAGCAAACGCAGCATTGTCACTGAAAGGGCTGACTGCAGACATATTCACATTGTTATAATCCGGTGCTGCATTAGGATACCATGCTTCGGGATATTGTCCAGGCGGACAAGGATTAACCGGTTGAGCATAGAACGGCGGGCAATCCGGCATAAACGCTGCGGGCTGAGCATAACTCGGAGCGTTATTCATGTTATTCATGTTGTTCATATTGTTCATATCCATATTGGCCATTGGCTCATATATCGGATACACGGGTGCATAATTCATGAAATACGGATTCTCGCTGAGGCCGGGATAGCCATCGGTCTTTCCCCATGGCGAGGTTTTACCCTCATCCCAGGCGGCAGGCTGGACCTCTGTCTTATTATGATGCACTTCTTTGGTTTTCTCTTCCTGCGCGGGAACAGAGATTTGCACATACAAACTTTGTTTCTCATGGACGACTTCCTGAACCGGCTTGACTTCCGGCATTTTATTAGGTGCAGGGTTAGGTGCAGGAACCGCCAACGGGATAGGGACTGCTTCTGCAGCAGGTGCAGGAGCTGGCGCAGGAGCCGGCTTTTCGATAACACCGGTGTAGGTTTTACCGCCAATCGCCGTTTTATCGACCACTGCCGGAGCGGTTGACTGAGCCTGAATCGGGGTCGTATTAGCTTTTACCGGATCGATGGATTGGGCCTGGATCGGAGAAGTACTGACTTTCTTAGGGATATTCACGACTTCACCCGTCATCAGTGCATTAGGGTTCTTAAGCTGCGGGTTGGCATCAATCATATCCTTGAGTGTAACTCCCCAAGCTTTGGAGAGCTTCCATAAAGTATCGCCTTGCTTGACTGTATGCTTATAGTAGATATCGTTGTTGTCCGGAACAGGCAGAGCTACGGGCGCAGCCGGGATCTTAACCTTGTCTCCAACCGCAAGCACATCTGGATTGGTGATTTGCGGATTGGCCTCGATTATTTTTTGCAGCGGCACTCCATACTTCTGTGATAACGCAAACAGCGAATCACCTTGCTTAACAATGTGTATTTTCACGCAGCATTTACCTCCTAAAAGTATCTATTGATCGGCACTGCACCCCGGTTCAGGGATGATAGCCCTCCAGATTCGGTAGTTGCGGTACAGCCGCCTCCTTCGTTACTACATCTTATGCAGCCCATGGGCGAATGACATCCCTATATGCAAAAAAAATCCTTCCATGCTTGGCATGAAAGGATTTTTCTCTGTTCGCTCCTACGAAACTAATGTACTATTCCCAAACCTTATAGCCGTCTTTATCAACCACATTGCGGAATTCTTCCAGCAATTGCAGGGTAATCGGTCCGGCCTGACCGGAACCAATGACTCTGCCGTCGATCTCACGGGCAGCAATAACTTCAGCCGCTGTTCCGGTGAAGAAAACTTCATCGGCAATATAGACATCATGCATGGTGAACGGCTCTTCCTTAAGCGGCAATCCCAGCTTCTCACACAGCTCAATGATCGCCAGACGGGTGATTCCCTCCAGGGCACCCAGGTAACAAGGCGGTGTATAGACTACCCCTCTTTTGATAATGAAGATATTATCGCCGGAGCCTTCGGTTACATAACCCTGGGCGTTCATCATGATCGCTTCATCGGCTTCCGCCAGATTCGACTGAATCTTCACCAGAATATTGTTCAAATAGTTCAACGATTTGATCTTCGGATTCAGGGCATCCGGGAGATTGCGGCGCTGGGAGACCGAAACGGCACGAAGTCCGTTCATATAAGCCTCCTCCGGGTAGATGGCTAACTGCTCAACAATGATGATTACACTTGCTTTGGGACAACGGCGCGGATCAAGACCCAGGTTGCCGGGACCGCGTGATACGATCAGCCGGATGTACCCGTCCCGCATTTCGTTCAGGCGGATCGTCTCGGCCATAGCCTCCAGCATCTCATCATAGGCCAGCGGAATGTCCAGCATAATCGACTTCGCCGAATCATACAGCCTGTCCAGATGCTCCTTGCACTTGAAGATGTTACCGTTATAAATACGGATACCTTCAAAGATTCCGTCTCCATATAAAAAACCGTGATCGAATACGGACACCATTGCCTTGTCCTTCGTTACATGTTGTCCATCCAGATAGATCCATTGCTCAGCCATGAACTTACTGCACCTCCGCTTTCTCTTCCTCATAGGTGTATGTGGGATAGGACCCCAGAATCCGTACCTGACAGCCCAAGGCTTTGATCTCTTCAATCGCACCCGGGAGGAGTACCGATTCTATCGGTTCCAGCACATCAATATAGAAATAATAAGTACCCAGCTTCTTCTTCGTCGGCCGTGATTCAATACGGGACAAGTTCAGCTTACGCCAGGCAAAAGCAGCCAACACCTGATGCAGTGCACCAGGGAAATCCTCGGGCAGCGTAACAAGAATACTCGTCTTGTCTCCACTGCTCTTCTGTGGAAGCTCCAGTTGCTGCGGGCCCACCAGGACAAACCGCGTGTAATTGTTATTATGATCTGTAATCTGGCGTTCCACAACCTCCAGCCCGTGTGTAGCAGCTCCGAGCGCCGTACCGATAGCAGCCCAGCCTTTGCCGGGATTGCCTTTTACAATCTCCACCGCTTCAGAGGTGCTTCCCACAGACTCCAGCTCAGCCCAGGGCATAGCCTTACGGATGAACTGCGTGCATTGCGCCATAGCCACCGGATGGGACAAGATTTTGACAATCTTCGTATAATCCTTGTCCCCGTTCTCCTTCGTGAATTCCTGCGGACAGCTGATCAGATTCTGTATCGACGGAAAAATCCACTCCGCCTGCATTGGCAGGTTCACTTCATTAATGAGCCAGTCGATATGCAGGCTGACCGAGCCTTCTATCGTGTTCTCAATCGGAATGACACTGTAATCAGTGACTCCGCCGGCCGTGGACAGAAAGACATCGGAGATGAGCTTATGATGCTCCAGATGAACAGGGTTACCGCCAAATAAATGCAGCAGCGCTTCATGCGAGACGGAGCCCTGAGGCAATAACGCTATCGATTTCATGACTGTAATTCTCCTTTTATCATATCCAAAAATGATTCGTTTTGCATCCCGTTTCTTTCAAGCAGCTCTGCCGTGACACCTGTGGTGCATGGGGACAGCCATACGGTACGGGCAGAGATTCCGTTCTCCTGCATGGTCTCAGTCAAAAACAGCTCCAGCTCCTGCTTCCGCTGCTCGCTGCGGTCCACCATACATAACAGAGTCGGGCCTGCACCGCTAAGCGCAATCCCCAGCGCGCCGTGGCCCGGAGCTTCAGCCAGCAGCTTCTCCATCCCCGGTACCAGCGGTGCACGGTAGGGCTGATGGAGCCGGTCTTGCATCGCTGTACCCATCAGGTCCAGCCGTCCTGCGGCTAACGCTGCGGTGAGCAGTGAGGTACGGCTGATGTTGTGGACAGCATCGCTCATTGTAACCTCCGCCGGCAGCACGCCTCTTGCCTTGACAGTCTCCAGCTCGAATTCAGGGATGACTACAAGCACTTCAAGCTCCCGAGGAGGCTCGATCCGGATATAATCGGCATGCTCGCCGTCCCACACGGCCGTAATAATTCCCCCGAAGAGCGAGGCTCCAACATTATCGGGATGCTTCTCGATCGCTGTAGCCATATCGAACAGCTTCGCCTGACTCAGCGGTGAACCTATCATAGCATTCGCCGCAGCCAGCGCGCCAATAATGGCCGAAGCACTGCTGCCAAGCCCGCGGGTCAGCGGGATTGCCGAATACATGGAGATGGACAACTCCGGAACCTGAACCCCGGCCTCTGCAAAGACCATTTGCGCAACCTTGTAGAGCAGATTGCTTTTGTCCCGGGGAAGACCAGCCATCTCATCTCCATACAGATGAAACACCGTTTCAGCCGCTTCCTCCATTTCAATCCAGGCATACAGCGACAGAGCCATGCCCAGCGTATCGAAGCCCGGACCGAGATTGGCGGTACTGGCAGGGACCTTCACTCTAGACCTTCCGTAAATACTCATGGCGGGTAAATCTCCTTCATTATATTTGCGCGCAAGCCCAATGTTCCATGGACGCCTGCGATATTTAACCTTCTACACGGTAATGGCTTTTGATGCGGTGAATGACGTTCAATTGCTCTAAATGCCGCATTACTTTATTCATACTCGCCTTGCTGGCATTGTGCGTTACAATAATGATTTCTGCATCCGGATTATTAGTATTGGCCTGCTGCACTACGGAATCCAGACTGACATCATATTCGGCAAACACTTGAGTAATCTTCGCCAGCACACCGGCCTTGTCATCTACGTGCAGGAGGAGGAAGTTCTTGTAGAAAATATCCTCATCACTCTTCAGCTTCTTCTGCTTATATGGCACAATCTGCTTAAGCCCGTTGACACCCAGCTTCAGATTCTTGATAACCGCCACCAGATCCGCCACAATCGAGGTTGCCGTAGGCATCGCCCCTGCCCCCGCACCGTAGAACATCGTCTCCCCTACAGCTTCACCATATACATATACCGCATTAAACACGCCGTTCACGGAGGCAATCGGGTGGTTCGTACGGATCATCGTAGGCTGAACGCTAATGCTGAATGCTTCATCTTGGCGTTCAGCGATTCCGAGCAGCTTCATCTCGTACCCCAGCCGTTTGGCAAAAGCTATATCCTCCTTGCTGACGCCGGAAATTCCGCTTACACTGACATCGCTCAGCTCCACATTGGTCCGGAAGCCCAGCGTGCCCAGAATGGCCATCTTGCGGGCCGCATCCAGCCCCTCCACATCGGAGGTCGGATCAGACTCGGCATACCCCAGCTCCTGCGCTTCCTGCAGTACGTCGAGGTAAGACGCACCTTCCTGGCTCATTTTGCTGAGAATGTAGTTGGTTGTCCCGTTCACGATCCCCATAATCTTCATGATCTTATCCGAGGAAAAACCTTCAATCAGGGTGCGGATAATCGGAATACCTCCCGCCACACTTGCCTCATAGAACACATCGCACTGCTTCTCCTGCGCCTTCGCCAGAATCTCCGAGCCGTGCAGGGCCATCAGGTCCTTATTGGCTGTTACGATATGCTTGCCGCGCTCCAGTGCCTCCAGAATGTACTCCTTCGTGCCTGCGATCCCGCCCATGACCTCAACAATCACATCAATCTCCGGGTCACGGATAACGGCCCATGGATCATCGGTAATCTTGGACGGATCCACTTCGATATCACGCGGCTTCTCTGTATTCTTCACGGCAATACGTTCAATAAGGATCGGCGAGCCCACCTGGCTGCTCAAATCCTCCTGATTTCCTTCCACAATACGGACAACGCCCGTACCCACAGTACCCAGACCCAGCAGACCTACTCTAACCGGCTTCATTCGTATTCTCACCCCTGACCAATAATTAACGCACGCTTCACACCGGGAATTGCCTTGAGACTGTCCAGCAAGTCGCCCAGCTCTTCATTCAGATGGGAGATCTCGACAGAGATCACCACGTTAGCCCGCCCTTGCAGCGGGATAC is a window encoding:
- a CDS encoding LysM domain-containing protein produces the protein MKIHIVKQGDSLFALSQKYGVPLQKIIEANPQITNPDVLAVGDKVKIPAAPVALPVPDNNDIYYKHTVKQGDTLWKLSKAWGVTLKDMIDANPQLKNPNALMTGEVVNIPKKVSTSPIQAQSIDPVKANTTPIQAQSTAPAVVDKTAIGGKTYTGVIEKPAPAPAPAPAAEAVPIPLAVPAPNPAPNKMPEVKPVQEVVHEKQSLYVQISVPAQEEKTKEVHHNKTEVQPAAWDEGKTSPWGKTDGYPGLSENPYFMNYAPVYPIYEPMANMDMNNMNNMNNMNNAPSYAQPAAFMPDCPPFYAQPVNPCPPGQYPEAWYPNAAPDYNNVNMSAVSPFSDNAAFAPQYQSEQVNLPWPSCGCGAMSIQPYPYEQPMYNGYPVYGMPQMGMVSPYAGGMNAMPNAVSPMYEPPMVSNIPPYPAYPGMENFAHNRVPEIQIPEPVVEEAEELPDKGRTEVTAAKDTKPGKSKPAAAKAKTSSQGSAAKDKAHAKPRSNSSGRSSTAKKNQTPWIPN
- the ilvE gene encoding branched-chain-amino-acid transaminase gives rise to the protein MAEQWIYLDGQHVTKDKAMVSVFDHGFLYGDGIFEGIRIYNGNIFKCKEHLDRLYDSAKSIMLDIPLAYDEMLEAMAETIRLNEMRDGYIRLIVSRGPGNLGLDPRRCPKASVIIIVEQLAIYPEEAYMNGLRAVSVSQRRNLPDALNPKIKSLNYLNNILVKIQSNLAEADEAIMMNAQGYVTEGSGDNIFIIKRGVVYTPPCYLGALEGITRLAIIELCEKLGLPLKEEPFTMHDVYIADEVFFTGTAAEVIAAREIDGRVIGSGQAGPITLQLLEEFRNVVDKDGYKVWE
- the pheA gene encoding prephenate dehydratase encodes the protein MKSIALLPQGSVSHEALLHLFGGNPVHLEHHKLISDVFLSTAGGVTDYSVIPIENTIEGSVSLHIDWLINEVNLPMQAEWIFPSIQNLISCPQEFTKENGDKDYTKIVKILSHPVAMAQCTQFIRKAMPWAELESVGSTSEAVEIVKGNPGKGWAAIGTALGAATHGLEVVERQITDHNNNYTRFVLVGPQQLELPQKSSGDKTSILVTLPEDFPGALHQVLAAFAWRKLNLSRIESRPTKKKLGTYYFYIDVLEPIESVLLPGAIEEIKALGCQVRILGSYPTYTYEEEKAEVQ
- the thrB gene encoding homoserine kinase encodes the protein MSIYGRSRVKVPASTANLGPGFDTLGMALSLYAWIEMEEAAETVFHLYGDEMAGLPRDKSNLLYKVAQMVFAEAGVQVPELSISMYSAIPLTRGLGSSASAIIGALAAANAMIGSPLSQAKLFDMATAIEKHPDNVGASLFGGIITAVWDGEHADYIRIEPPRELEVLVVIPEFELETVKARGVLPAEVTMSDAVHNISRTSLLTAALAAGRLDLMGTAMQDRLHQPYRAPLVPGMEKLLAEAPGHGALGIALSGAGPTLLCMVDRSEQRKQELELFLTETMQENGISARTVWLSPCTTGVTAELLERNGMQNESFLDMIKGELQS
- a CDS encoding homoserine dehydrogenase; the encoded protein is MKPVRVGLLGLGTVGTGVVRIVEGNQEDLSSQVGSPILIERIAVKNTEKPRDIEVDPSKITDDPWAVIRDPEIDVIVEVMGGIAGTKEYILEALERGKHIVTANKDLMALHGSEILAKAQEKQCDVFYEASVAGGIPIIRTLIEGFSSDKIMKIMGIVNGTTNYILSKMSQEGASYLDVLQEAQELGYAESDPTSDVEGLDAARKMAILGTLGFRTNVELSDVSVSGISGVSKEDIAFAKRLGYEMKLLGIAERQDEAFSISVQPTMIRTNHPIASVNGVFNAVYVYGEAVGETMFYGAGAGAMPTATSIVADLVAVIKNLKLGVNGLKQIVPYKQKKLKSDEDIFYKNFLLLHVDDKAGVLAKITQVFAEYDVSLDSVVQQANTNNPDAEIIIVTHNASKASMNKVMRHLEQLNVIHRIKSHYRVEG